A DNA window from Abyssisolibacter fermentans contains the following coding sequences:
- the murI gene encoding glutamate racemase, which translates to MKIECNTSAIGVFDSGMGGISVLRDIVKLMPNERYIYYGDSANAPYGIKRKEEIIELSIKVCDFLVSKGVKAIVVACNTATSAAVKILRDRYSIPIIGMEPAVKPALNIAKGKNIVVLATPITLKETKFKSLLNRLNALERVLKIPAPKLVELVESGDINCTITKSIVKDYIKNIDMSEVGAIVLGCTHFVFLKKILKEVINYDIPIIDGNRGTATHLKNLLELQQMLTTQILETSYIEYYNSSKDLSMIELSKKLYNM; encoded by the coding sequence TTGAAAATTGAATGTAATACCTCTGCTATTGGTGTATTTGATTCGGGTATGGGGGGAATAAGCGTTTTAAGGGATATAGTAAAACTTATGCCTAATGAAAGATATATATATTATGGTGATTCCGCAAATGCGCCTTATGGTATAAAAAGAAAAGAAGAGATTATAGAATTATCTATTAAGGTTTGTGATTTTTTAGTGTCTAAAGGAGTTAAAGCGATTGTTGTTGCATGTAATACTGCGACTAGTGCAGCAGTCAAAATTTTAAGAGATAGATATTCAATACCTATTATAGGAATGGAGCCAGCTGTTAAACCTGCATTAAATATTGCAAAGGGAAAGAATATTGTTGTATTAGCAACTCCGATTACATTAAAAGAGACCAAATTTAAAAGTTTGTTAAATAGGCTTAATGCTTTAGAAAGAGTATTAAAAATACCAGCACCAAAATTAGTAGAGTTAGTAGAATCAGGTGATATTAATTGTACTATAACAAAGTCAATTGTTAAAGATTATATAAAAAATATAGATATGAGTGAAGTAGGTGCAATAGTATTAGGTTGTACTCATTTTGTGTTTTTAAAAAAAATTTTAAAAGAGGTAATAAATTATGATATACCTATAATAGATGGTAATAGAGGGACAGCAACACATCTAAAAAATTTGTTAGAATTACAACAAATGTTAACTACCCAGATATTGGAAACTTCATATATCGAATATTATAATTCAAGCAAAGATTTATCTATGATAGAGTTATCGAAAAAATTATATAACATGTAA
- a CDS encoding Lrp/AsnC family transcriptional regulator, whose amino-acid sequence MDITDSKIIEILQNDGRISMKDLGKLVSLSPPAVAERVKKLEDVGIIEGYRAIINPVKLNKNITAFISLNMKEGRYEQFLEYAKNKKSIIECHHVTGGDCLNLKVLVKDIQELEQLIDEIKLSGNTQTSIILSSPINNKIII is encoded by the coding sequence ATGGATATTACAGACTCGAAAATTATTGAAATATTACAGAATGATGGTAGAATATCTATGAAAGATTTAGGTAAATTAGTTTCATTAAGCCCTCCAGCAGTTGCTGAGAGAGTTAAAAAACTAGAAGATGTAGGCATTATTGAAGGTTATAGAGCTATTATAAATCCAGTTAAACTCAATAAAAACATAACAGCTTTTATATCTTTAAATATGAAGGAAGGCAGGTATGAACAATTCTTAGAATATGCAAAGAATAAAAAAAGCATAATAGAATGTCATCATGTAACTGGAGGAGATTGTCTCAACTTAAAAGTATTAGTTAAAGACATCCAAGAACTAGAACAACTTATAGATGAAATAAAACTATCTGGTAATACACAAACTTCCATAATTTTATCTAGTCCAATTAATAATAAGATAATTATATAG